A stretch of Corvus hawaiiensis isolate bCorHaw1 chromosome 8, bCorHaw1.pri.cur, whole genome shotgun sequence DNA encodes these proteins:
- the CUEDC2 gene encoding CUE domain-containing protein 2 produces the protein MELERIIQDTLTRFIQSHVPAADLSGMDDVFFSYITGVLEELGSPESSEETFDMDTFVEMMEAYIPGFAEIHSGDVCEMMFSLSERLGEARNKEKLGQKAVESRSEAPSEDLTKGQEPGAGVCNGERLCTLTDGAGAQEGADLKDGVELLLEMFPACTVSQAEKALAMALGNLEEAVQLIVEEKVEIGPAGVSVKELARPRRAPNHEELKQVILQKYMMVDSADDQKTHRPAPPKEAPKKLIRYIDNQVVSTKGERYKDIKKPESEEMKRTYISLKPARKYKFH, from the exons ATGGAGCTTGAAAGAATCATTCAAGACACACTGACGCGCTTCATCCAGTCCCACGTCCCTGCAGCAGATCTCAG TGGGATGGATGATGTTTTCTTCTCTTATATCACGGGTGTCCTGGAAGAGCTGGGCTCACCAGAGTCCTCTGAAGAGACTTTTGACATGGATACCTTTGTGGAAATGATGGAGGCATATATCCCTGGTTTTGCAGAAATCCACAG TGGGGATGTTTGTGAAATGATGTTCTCCCTCTCAGAAAGGCTTGGTGAAGCTCGAAACAAAG AAAAACTTGGCCAAAAGGCTGTGGAAAGCAGGAGTGAAGCGCCCTCTGAAGACCTCACCAAGGGCCAGGAGCCTGGAGCTGGAGTCTGCAACGGGGAAAGACTGTGCACTCTAACAGACGGAGCCGGGGCCCAG GAAGGCGCTGACTTGAAGGATGGGGTGGAGCTGCTACTGGAGATGTTCCCGGCCTGTACTGTGAGCCAGGCAGAGAAGGCTCTCGCCATGGCCTTGGGGAACTTGGAAGAGGCAGTGCAGTTAATTGTGGAGGAGAAGGTGGAAATTGGCCCAGCAGGTGTGAGTGTGAAG GAACTGGCACGGCCTCGCAGAGCACCCAACCATGAGGAACTAAAACAGGTCATCCTACAGAA GTACATGATGGTGGATAGTGCAGACGATCAGAAAACGCATCGGCCAGCTCCACCCAAAGAG GCTCCCAAGAAGTTGATCCGCTATATTGATAACCAGGTGGTGAGTACAAAAGGAGAGAGGTACAAAGACATCAAGAAGCCTGAGAGCGAGGAGATGAAGAGAACCTACATCAGTCTAAAACCAGCCAGGAAGTACAAGTTCCACTGA